In a genomic window of Primulina huaijiensis isolate GDHJ02 chromosome 10, ASM1229523v2, whole genome shotgun sequence:
- the LOC140987004 gene encoding 7-deoxyloganetin glucosyltransferase-like: protein MGSMVGDDSRGHAVCIPYPAQGHINPMLKLAKLLHHKGFRITFVNTEYNHRRLLKSGGPDALDGLQGFQFATIPDGLPPSDAESTQDIPSLCVSTTTTCLEPFCNMLSELNREGPPVSVIVSDGVMSFTMKAAERFGLPEVMLWTTSACGLLAYSQYPQLVEKGYVPFKDVEQLTNGYMETVMDWFPAAENFRLRDFPSFIRTTDPKDIMLNFLLQELQVIPKAKAVILNTFEAFEANVLTALFRMYKPNMYSIGPLHLMMNHVDDERLNPMSSSLWKEDLDCIKWLDSKEPESVVYVNFGSITVMTAEQLSEFAWGLANSKKPFLWVIRPDMVAGDTAILPPEFTAETEDRSLLISWCPQEKVLKHPSIGGFLTHSGWNSTIESVSYGVPMICWPFFAEQQTNCRYSCEEWGIGMEIDNKVKRDEVEWLVRELVGGEKGKKMKEKALDWKRKAEEATAPEGSSYLNLEKLIKEALSQ, encoded by the exons ATGGGTTCAATGGTGGGAGATGACAGCAGAGGCCATGCCGTGTGCATACCCTATCCAGCACAGGGACACATCAACCCCATGCTCAAGTTGGCCAAGCTCCTCCATCATAAAGGCTTCCGTATCACCTTCGTCAACACGGAGTACAACCACCGCCGCCTCCTTAAATCCGGAGGCCCCGACGCGCTGGACGGCCTGCAGGGATTCCAGTTCGCTACTATCCCAGACGGTCTCCCGCCTTCCGACGCTGAGTCCACTCAGGACATCCCGTCCTTGTGTGTGTCCACCACAACTACTTGTCTGGAACCCTTCTGCAACATGCTCTCGGAGCTCAACAGAGAAGGGCCGCCGGTGAGTGTTATAGTCTCCGACGGGGTTATGAGCTTCACCATGAAGGCGGCGGAGAGGTTCGGGTTGCCGGAGGTGATGTTGTGGACCACTAGTGCTTGTGGTTTATTGGCGTATTCTCAGTATCCGCAACTTGTGGAGAAAGGATATGTACCCTTCAAAG ATGTGGAGCAACTAACTAACGGCTACATGGAAACAGTCATGGACTGGTTTCCGGCGGCAGAAAACTTCCGATTGAGAGACTTCCCCTCCTTCATCAGAACAACCGATCCAAAAGACATCATGCTTAATTTCCTCTTACAAGAACTTCAAGTCATCCCAAAAGCCAAAGCGGTGATCTTAAACACGTTCGAAGCCTTCGAAGCAAACGTTCTCACAGCACTCTTCCGCATGTACAAGCCAAATATGTACTCCATCGGTCCTTTACATCTGATGATGAATCACGTTGACGACGAAAGACTAAATCCCATGAGCTCCAGTTTATGGAAAGAAGACTTGGACTGCATCAAATGGCTGGATTCCAAAGAACCCGAATCGGTAGTTTACGTAAATTTCGGAAGCATAACAGTAATGACTGCTGAACAGCTGAGCGAATTCGCATGGGGGCTCGCGAATAGCAAGAAGCCGTTTCTGTGGGTTATCCGCCCGGATATGGTCGCAGGAGACACCGCCATTCTGCCGCCAGAGTTCACCGCGGAGACAGAAGATAGAAGCTTGCTAATCAGCTGGTGCCCCCAAGAAAAAGTGCTGAAACATCCCTCGATCGGTGGGTTTTTGACCCACAGTGGATGGAATTCCACCATCGAAAGCGTTTCGTACGGGGTTCCGATGATCTGCTGGCCATTTTTCGCCGAGCAGCAAACAAACTGCAGGTACAGCTGCGAGGAATGGGGGATAGGGATGGAGATCGATAACAAGGTGAAGAGAGATGAAGTGGAGTGGCTAGTGAGAGAGCTGGTGGGCGGTGAGAAGGGGAAGAAGATGAAGGAGAAAGCGTTGGATTGGAAGAGAAAAGCAGAGGAAGCAACCGCACCGGAAGGCTCTTCCTATTTGAATTTGGAAAAGTTGATTAAAGAAGCGCTTTCGCAGTAA